The genomic interval GAATTGCTATAAGTGGCTCATAGACCTGGTTGACAATCTCTCCAAATGAAGAAGAGTATTGGGTCATCCTtgaaaatatgtgagattgtaatgtttttcaaataaatatttataacTCTCATGTGCTACATTGAACTTATTCATAGCACTATTGATCTCGGAGAAAATTGGCTACCTATTGGAACTTAGAAGAAACTAGAGAATGAGCTAGATCCATCGAGCTTGTCAATCATCATGAACATTGCTGTACATCACCACCACTGCCTCCGAACCAAAACCTATAACCATGGTAATCATCCTTCCGATTAAGGTCTCCAACCTTGTAGCACCCTGTCTCCAACTTCTCCAGTGAAGCAACTGCAGGATCATCTAGAGATGACGCTGATCTATCGTCAATCGCAATTTCCATGTAGAGGGAACCAGAGTCATCAGCTTTGCCATTTCCCATTGGTGGTAGATGTGCCGAGCTACTCGTAACCTGACCTCCCCATCGAAGGATATCAGCACCACCATGCAAGTTAGTGAATAGACTGCTTGGCCAATATCCAATTTTTATAGAGCCGGCATAGATGAGCCACCAATTTCCCGAGGCTTTATCCTATAATCAATCAATACGAATCGCAGCAGGAAAGTGTAAGTAAATTTAGAAATGCTATATTACGTGATATATCTTGTTGGAGTTGCTCCAAGGCAAATGGAACTAATTATTTTTCATCCATTCAACTAGGTAGTACTTATGCAGTACTAGCTTAATTACCTGCTGTATTTGTAGGTTGACATAGTACTGAGTTCCACCGGCGACAGAAACTTGGTCGAACACCATACCAAGTGGTATGGTCTTATCTATTTGAACAAAACCTGGACAATCTGTGTTGTAGCAACCCTGCATGACTCCATTTGTTGCTTGCTGcgtttcaaaagaaactcatgTTTGTATATTTCCATAAGCCACCTATTAAAAGAATGAATTCCTTTCTTATGGTAGGAAGAGTTAGAGATACATACACCCCAAACTGAGTATAGATGAGTGCGACCATCACCAAACTGATTTTTGTTCACCTGAAACAAAATGTTCAAAGAGGACACTGACTTAGTAGTTTTTCCATATTGTGCAATTAAAATGTTAACTTTGCTCTTAtaaatgattatatatacgtACGATCCATCCCACGCGTATGGCACTAAACTGTTCCGGAGGGCCGCCTTCAACTGATAATACAGATCCACTCAGCTGTCCAGGAGCAACGTTAGGGTTATTTACACAGACTGTTCCTCCGGCTGTATAATGTGGACCAGTTCCGGCCTTTGTTGAATATCCTGCATACTAATGTATATGTACACAACACAACAATTGTTAAGGCTAGAAGAATGTAAGTGCTGTATATCAatcaatatttatatatacagcCAAATACAGGTATATGCGTGTAGTTATAccataaaataagaaaatttaccAGTAACTTAGGTTGGTCATCAGCAGATTGTGTAGTGAAATTTGGGAATTGTTCCCGAAAGCTAGTTTTCGCTGTTGTTAGCTCTTCCTTTGCCCCCCTTCGGATGGGAACAGTTCCCCTAGGACATCCTTCTTGGATCATTTCAATTGTTATACTGCTCGATGAGGTAGCAATATTTTGCACATCATGTTTTTGAGAAAAACTAGGGCTCATCTGCCAATATCATAGATATTTATCAACACAAGTATGAATTCACGTCCACCATTTGCGAAATTCgatattgaatttgatctaTCAGTTTGGCTTGCTGCGTTTTGTTATTAGGATATTAACATAAACCTATAACAGTAGTATCTATGTTATGTTTTACTACAAAAATGTAATATATTTATGTAATAAGTTTGTcagcaaataaataaataatatatatgtccCTCTAtcttaaaaaataagaatataatcAAAGATGCAACTTAAATAAGTTCTTTAAAAAACCTGGattttgtgatctttcagCAAAGGATGATCAAATGCTGGTTGTTTGTAGATATCCACACAATCAATGGTGTCACCGTGTCGAGTCTGTGTAATAGTATTAAGAATAAGTTCGTTAGAATAACCAAATCGACTATAAAACCCTATCTACGTACATAAAGATGGATATTCTGCATAATTTAGATTTTATTGCCTCAATAAAAAAAGTTTTAACACCTAGTTAGCCGATCTTTAGAATTATACGCAAGTACCTCGATGGTTTTCACAGGATCAGCAAGTTTCTTTCCCAGTTGCAGCTCTCCAATATTTGACAAAGTTGTGGATCTTCCATCCACTGCGGCGTAGAAACTTAAAATAAGAGAGAGACTGATACATGGAATAAGAAACATTATGCTGCGAAAAACATCCATGAATGTTTAGATGCTATCGGCTGCTTGACTAGTACAAATCTCACTTatgccctatatatatatgtctctCATACTGTTTGTGAGACAAATCAATACAGAATGATTAATATGGAAGTGTACAGATTTGTGTATCGATTTACCTCTCTAGCTATAGAAGTAAAAGATTAAATAAAAGATGAAGGAAAATTTTGATgagtttttctttcctttgtaTGGAGTATTTACCCTGCAAGGCGCATAGCCTTCCAATTCAGTCCATCTCGTATATATACAGGATTGCCATTTATTACTAGTAATTGATTTCTacatctatttttatttttaccataaacatacgcaaaaatgattaaataaaaaatacaaattaatACAAATTATAGTTACTAATTTAGGAAAAGGAAATATACAGTAGTTGGAATCCATCAattataaagaaaataatttccaAAAAGAGACAATCGAAAAGCTTATTGTACATTGAATCTAATTAAGTAGTTCCACAAAGGCTCCTAAAAGAGCTTTAACTACCGTAAACAAGATAAACTGATAAAATTGATCGAAGGTTTGTCACCGTAATCCGGACCGACATCAAGCCCGCGTCGAAACTTAGTACCTTACCCAGTCAGTGAAGACTCGAGTATAGTTAGTTTGTACAATTATAAACATGTAATAAAATACGTACATGCTTATATTCACAAGCATTTTTCATAGAGTGGTTCCAAGATGGACATGTGATCGTGTTTGATTAATTTCTAAAGTTGATGCCAATCAATGTTTAATTTTAAAGAGCTAGTGGATACCAAAAGTAGGAATATTATTTGGACAAAAAGCAGATGCAATTAGCATCTAATGATGATCCCATGCCAGACCCCATCGTTTTTATCATGTGTAAGTATACTTCATGTCCAGTGATAAATTATTGGACATATATTATTACCATTCGAAATTATGAATCAGTAGATAAGCATTCGACGATGTCATAtagattatatacatatataccatATTTATCTATGTAGCTTATATTTTGGTCGACTAAATTTATCTAGGTATATATGCATGTAGTCGATTTATCGATCGGTTAATACCTTTCCCCTACCTATACTAGTTCGACATGAAAGTTGTCATCAAATCATTTGAATCGGTTACACTTGATGTCTTGATCCCTCGATCAATCCATATCAATGATATCATGCATGATgatttatatgtatatgtgtgtattatatatatacagaaatTCTTAGTTGTGGACATCCGGACAGTCTGCACCGTGCGAATTCCGCGATTCCTGCTACCGACGACGCGTAACGATGGCGCCGACCAGCACAATCGCACTACCCTCCTCTCGGCGCTCTTGTTTGTGCCGACCGGAATCTCGAAATCTCCGCACGATGTctaaaaacttgaaatttagAGATTCTGACAGCCGTGGGCTGGCGCTGTAGCTCCGACCGATACAGACAGGAGTGCCAGGAGGAGGAGAGTGCGGCTATACTGGTCAGCGACGTCGTTACGCGTCACTTGTAGCAGGAATCGCCGAATGATGCGGACCGTCCGGATATCCGTAGCAGAgacgaactatatatatatatatatatatatatatatatatatatatatatatatatatatatatatatatgatgcatTATGTCCGGCCAATTAGTACTTGATAAGCTGGGGATTGATGCAAACTGTTGCTTACCACGTACTTTGATTTCTGGATCCTATTTTGAGTAGTCATTACAATAATTTAATCGTGGACGAAGTGtttcacaaatcaaagatTAGTGCAACCATAGATTGAAGAACCCTCTTCTCAAACTATCATGCAAAGTTTTGACAATTATTATTGATATACATTTAATTTCTTCGGTAAGTCTGAAGTTACAGAAAGCAGAACTTTGAACTTTGATCACCATTCGTACATCTCCTATACGTACGTATCTTCAAAATAACCTGCTTACATGTCGTAAACACACATCGAAATAACCCAAGGGccgaaagagagagagagagagaggaagaaaatAGATGAGCTAGCTAGGCTTACAGTCCGCTAGATCCAATCAACTTGGTTAACCCAAAGGTCATAGCCATGGCCATCCACCCTCCAACCAAAACCCTAATCGTAGATCTCATAACTGGTGCCTTCCCCAAAGTTGCTCCCATCCAcccaaacaccaacaaggcCAATGTCACCGCCGCCGCCACGGCTCCTAACCTTGCCCCATACTCCCTTATAAACGAGGCTGCTAGCAATGGTACTATTGCTCCAGCCGAAAACGCAAGAGCCGATGCAGCTGCTGCTTGTAATGGGTTTGGCAAGTTCTCCTTCTCTTTTCCCTCCTCATCTACTTCCACGTGCACCACCTGGCTGTTCTGCTTGTTTTTGTtgtctcttttcatttgaGCCACCTCTATGTCCAACTGCGAGTAAACGGAGACAAATTCTCCTATGGCCATGCTGCAGGCACCGGCTACCAGTCCGGCAAACCCCGTCAGTATCATGGCTTTTATGTCTTGCTTTACAGCACCAACACCCATCATTAGAGACGCGGTGGAGATCAGCCCGTCATTGGCTCCCAGGACAGCGGCGCGGAGCCACTGAGAACGTTTGGAGTAGTCGAAGTCGTCGTTGTCCTTGGAAGTATTGAGATCTTGGGTGGGTTGGTTCTCAAGGTCGAGGTTGGTCATGGTTGGGATAGGGTACTTGCCCTCATTTACGGATGCTTGGTTGTTTGGCGCCATGGAAAACTAATCGGAGAAGCGAATGATAAGGAAGAAGCTAGCTAGGGATCGATgttgaggaagaagagaagagataGTTGGAGAAGTGTGGAGGACACACGCCCTGAAGATGGGTATTTATGGAGGAATATATTCAGTTGTGGACTGTAGAGGAGGCAATGGTGGGGTACAGCCACTAATCGAAAAGAGATCAAATCGACTTATATGTAATTACTTGCATAATCTGCATGTATGAAACCAACAGATGCTTTGCTTCACTGTAAAAATTGGCGTAAGACTTATGTATATATGTGGATATAATTATAGTTTCAGTAGTAAGTTACTTGCTAGCTAGAAACCAATTTGTGATATTGCTATACGTGCTAATCTTACTTGATTCAATGAAAGAGTTTAGAAATTTATTGACTGGAGATGTATATATTGGTTAATACGTACTTAATACTAAGTGAAACCAAGAGAGGATTTTGGACAATCTGTTTTTCATATAATTGAAAACGATACTATGTGTACGTTAAGACCATTATTCAAACTAAAAAGAGAGAACGTACATATCATATTATCATTTCAGCAGGTCAtgcattaatttttatataagggGAACTAAAGTTTTAGAAAGAAATAATTTAAAAGAAGAGGAGTGATCCACTAGAAGACATACTCAAAGTTTTGGTGATGCAGATACTTGCAAGAAGATGACCGCCCTGGAATTAAATGCATTGAGTAATGGAAACGAGATAAGAAccagaaaaaaattaacagcTACAGATAAGAGTAAATTGCTAACCCTGGCAACTTAGTCGACAATGATTGAAGGGTCTGAACCATTTTGGGAAGATGAAATCCGAATAAGTATATTCAGTCTGAGTTTTATGATTCGAAATTTGTAAAGAAAGAACAGaagcagaaaagaaaaatggtgggacataatataattaatattattGTGCGAGCAAAGAGAAGAGTCAAATTTATCGTGTTCAAAGTAATCATACTGTTTTATGTAAGGCAGTTATACCGGAAACAAATCAATGAGCTA from Argentina anserina chromosome 2, drPotAnse1.1, whole genome shotgun sequence carries:
- the LOC126785210 gene encoding vacuolar iron transporter homolog 2-like, which produces MAPNNQASVNEGKYPIPTMTNLDLENQPTQDLNTSKDNDDFDYSKRSQWLRAAVLGANDGLISTASLMMGVGAVKQDIKAMILTGFAGLVAGACSMAIGEFVSVYSQLDIEVAQMKRDNKNKQNSQVVHVEVDEEGKEKENLPNPLQAAAASALAFSAGAIVPLLAASFIREYGARLGAVAAAVTLALLVFGWMGATLGKAPVMRSTIRVLVGGWMAMAMTFGLTKLIGSSGL
- the LOC126783981 gene encoding uncharacterized protein LOC126783981 is translated as MDVFRSIMFLIPCISLSLILSFYAAVDGRSTTLSNIGELQLGKKLADPVKTIETRHGDTIDCVDIYKQPAFDHPLLKDHKIQMSPSFSQKHDVQNIATSSSSITIEMIQEGCPRGTVPIRRGAKEELTTAKTSFREQFPNFTTQSADDQPKLLYAGYSTKAGTGPHYTAGGTVCVNNPNVAPGQLSGSVLSVEGGPPEQFSAIRVGWIVNKNQFGDGRTHLYSVWGQATNGVMQGCYNTDCPGFVQIDKTIPLGMVFDQVSVAGGTQYYVNLQIQQDKASGNWWLIYAGSIKIGYWPSSLFTNLHGGADILRWGGQVTSSSAHLPPMGNGKADDSGSLYMEIAIDDRSASSLDDPAVASLEKLETGCYKVGDLNRKDDYHGYRFWFGGSGGDVQQCS